CTACCGGAGGAACATGCGATGATTGGGTTATTCTAACATAACATTGAGGTGGTTGAGCCATCGTAAACAAGAAGAAGATTACAAAAAATATCATGAAGACGATTCCGATCACCCATCTGTTTACCGATACCATGCAATCACATGTTAAAACTCCTTTAAATTTCGTACGAAATCCTTTTGCAAACAAATTGTTTAAAAAGATAACCTCAGAAAAAAGGACAAAAAAGATCTTCGACCCAAGAGTTCCGAAAGGTGGAACGGGTTCTCTCAAGATTTATCGGTCGGGAAAGGTTTGTTGTAAAGACCATCCTCATCTGCTTAAATAAAACCTGATTTTATCATTTTATTGTATCTTCTCTTCTCACTTTACTTCGCTACCTCTTCCACTCGTTCATTGGTTAGATTTATATTAGTTATTCTATAAAATTAGATGAGAATTTATCATACGGAGGGATAACTATGAAAGGCAGAATAGTAAACTATCGGAGGGGTAAAAACACAGAATATACAAACCAGTATGTGATCGAACTCGATGAAGTCAAGACAAGAGATGATGCTTACAAATGGTTGGGTAAAAAAGTTGTATGGAGAACTCCGTCTGGCAAGACGATCACGGGAAAGATTACGCGTGTCCATGGAAACAAGGGAGCCGTGGTCGCAAGGTTTAACAAAGGACTTCCCGGTCAGGCAATAGGTACAGAGGTAGAAATCAAGTGATGTGATGATAAAATACAGGTTCCTGGAACATACTGCAGACATACTC
This region of Candidatus Micrarchaeota archaeon genomic DNA includes:
- a CDS encoding 50S ribosomal protein L35ae — translated: MTMKGRIVNYRRGKNTEYTNQYVIELDEVKTRDDAYKWLGKKVVWRTPSGKTITGKITRVHGNKGAVVARFNKGLPGQAIGTEVEIK